In one Acidobacteriota bacterium genomic region, the following are encoded:
- a CDS encoding DUF3616 domain-containing protein, translating into MPLECPKCNSPVAREGQRFCYRCGQELNAYYDSLKLKINPSEPVPVLSDPGSSANVQSEALAGKKPLPASTVVLDANAFGSADPAAPATPPKASLKILLPTGDVFDRELKNEETQIGKGPRNDIVIADPAVSSAHAMVRLEGSGYTINDIGSRNGTVVNGERVTAPRQLNHGDVIGMGLSKLTFRITDYSETGAFEIEQAAAAGKPAAPPPLTGESLALAVVAAGLASKADVDRVRSGKSGRTLYLALIEERLTDEESLRDLMSRTFQIPVVDLNKTQIDEAVVAEFPPRLAREHQLFPFAKEADTTLLAVADPTDTGAVEKVRREVRSQISIRLATATQIREKADHYYGPRLIGVLPSGEKLEYLIDKHEVGIGKAAHNHIALSDPTVSNTHAIVIARDAGYTIVDLGSRNGTFINGERLGSQAHTLRHGDKIQLGQTVFTFRNPGETSANVTAVLSGEALEEVRRLAGIAAAKGEKGDTGEREKLAKAADESKPEASAPAENALGALAASPDGAPPAQGKSDAVVAGDGTTEAEKAEKKKKKKKKKGGDERMKAAYIGATSRIVAQVMSVVLAVLLAVLLPIWMRSGPEKPVIETGTKGKAKMKLQGAGIPFQGGRFEASGAVHVPGSNGVLIVDDGRPGEVLWMQVDESGQQVGQIKPIPLGAVVENPEGITSDGNFFYIVGSQSQPNAGERNALVRFAFDAASQSVPKAETMTNLRDFLIANVPELKDADKKGSAGGLNIEGIAWDFKRGRWLLGLRGPLGKDGSAFIVAIKLRNPAGSFSVDNLQLAEPSAIPLKLGGLGVRDIQYDPESNSFLIISGAPENVDKSEFTLWEWTGDQGGSEAALRREQDLDPKMKPEGITHVEIGGRKFIFVVCDDSVYFKLDYAESQ; encoded by the coding sequence ATGCCTCTTGAATGCCCTAAGTGTAACTCTCCCGTTGCTCGCGAAGGGCAGCGCTTTTGCTATCGGTGCGGGCAGGAGCTGAACGCCTATTACGATTCGCTGAAATTGAAGATCAATCCTTCGGAGCCGGTCCCTGTACTGAGCGACCCCGGCTCAAGTGCAAACGTGCAATCCGAGGCTCTCGCAGGCAAGAAGCCGTTGCCCGCAAGCACTGTGGTCCTGGATGCGAATGCATTCGGCAGCGCGGACCCGGCTGCACCGGCCACCCCGCCGAAGGCGAGCCTGAAGATTCTCCTTCCGACGGGCGATGTGTTTGATCGAGAACTCAAGAACGAGGAAACTCAAATCGGCAAGGGGCCGCGCAACGACATAGTGATCGCCGATCCGGCAGTGTCCAGCGCTCATGCGATGGTTCGCCTCGAGGGCAGTGGATACACGATCAATGACATCGGGAGCCGCAACGGCACCGTCGTCAACGGCGAGCGAGTCACCGCGCCGCGACAACTCAATCACGGCGACGTGATCGGAATGGGGCTCTCGAAGCTGACCTTCCGGATTACTGACTACAGCGAGACCGGCGCGTTTGAGATTGAGCAGGCTGCGGCCGCAGGCAAACCCGCAGCGCCCCCACCGTTGACCGGGGAATCGCTCGCCCTCGCTGTGGTGGCTGCTGGACTTGCCTCAAAAGCCGATGTTGATCGCGTTCGCAGCGGTAAGAGCGGCCGGACGCTCTACCTCGCGTTGATCGAAGAGCGGCTGACAGATGAAGAAAGCTTGCGCGATCTGATGAGCCGCACGTTTCAGATTCCGGTAGTCGATTTGAACAAGACGCAGATTGACGAAGCCGTCGTTGCGGAGTTTCCTCCCAGGCTCGCGCGCGAGCACCAGTTGTTCCCTTTCGCGAAAGAAGCGGATACGACTCTCCTTGCAGTGGCCGACCCTACCGACACCGGCGCTGTCGAAAAAGTACGGCGTGAGGTTCGTTCGCAGATAAGCATTCGCCTCGCTACCGCAACGCAGATACGAGAAAAAGCAGATCATTACTATGGGCCGAGGCTGATCGGTGTGCTGCCGTCTGGAGAAAAGCTCGAGTACCTAATCGACAAACACGAAGTCGGAATAGGGAAGGCCGCGCACAACCATATCGCGCTGTCTGATCCGACCGTGAGCAACACTCACGCGATCGTGATAGCCCGAGACGCTGGCTACACCATTGTCGACCTGGGCAGCCGCAACGGTACTTTCATCAACGGCGAGCGGCTCGGTTCGCAAGCGCACACGCTCAGACACGGCGACAAAATTCAACTGGGGCAGACGGTGTTCACCTTCAGAAATCCGGGCGAGACTTCTGCTAACGTTACCGCGGTATTGTCCGGCGAAGCGTTGGAAGAAGTGAGAAGACTCGCTGGAATAGCGGCTGCGAAAGGCGAGAAAGGCGATACCGGAGAAAGGGAAAAGCTCGCGAAGGCTGCTGACGAATCCAAGCCGGAGGCTTCGGCTCCGGCCGAGAATGCTCTTGGAGCATTGGCGGCCTCGCCTGATGGCGCGCCTCCCGCGCAAGGGAAGTCGGACGCGGTCGTCGCAGGTGACGGCACTACCGAGGCCGAGAAGGCTGAAAAGAAGAAAAAGAAAAAGAAGAAAAAAGGTGGCGACGAGCGGATGAAGGCCGCCTACATCGGCGCCACGAGTCGAATAGTTGCTCAGGTGATGAGCGTTGTGTTGGCTGTGTTGCTGGCGGTGTTGTTGCCAATTTGGATGCGATCGGGACCTGAGAAGCCGGTCATCGAAACCGGCACGAAGGGCAAAGCTAAAATGAAGCTTCAGGGCGCAGGCATCCCGTTTCAAGGCGGGCGCTTTGAAGCCTCAGGCGCCGTGCACGTTCCGGGAAGCAACGGCGTTCTCATTGTTGACGACGGCAGGCCGGGCGAAGTTCTATGGATGCAAGTCGACGAATCGGGGCAGCAGGTTGGCCAGATCAAGCCGATTCCGCTTGGAGCGGTGGTTGAAAATCCTGAAGGCATTACATCGGACGGAAACTTCTTCTACATCGTGGGCTCCCAATCTCAGCCAAACGCCGGAGAGCGCAATGCGCTGGTGAGATTCGCCTTTGATGCGGCGAGTCAGAGTGTACCGAAGGCAGAAACAATGACGAACCTCCGCGACTTTTTGATTGCCAACGTCCCAGAGTTGAAAGATGCAGATAAGAAAGGCAGCGCAGGCGGTCTAAACATTGAAGGAATCGCCTGGGACTTCAAACGCGGGCGCTGGCTGCTTGGCCTGCGCGGGCCCCTCGGAAAAGATGGAAGCGCGTTCATCGTGGCCATCAAGCTGCGTAACCCAGCCGGCTCATTCTCAGTGGATAATCTTCAGCTTGCCGAACCGAGTGCCATCCCGTTGAAGCTTGGGGGGCTTGGCGTCCGCGACATCCAGTACGACCCGGAGTCCAACTCATTCCTGATCATTTCCGGGGCGCCCGAAAATGTCGACAAGAGCGAGTTCACTCTGTGGGAATGGACGGGCGACCAAGGCGGATCCGAGGCTGCGCTTCGCAGGGAGCAGGATCTCGACCCGAAGATGAAGCCCGAGGGAATAACTCACGTCGAGATCGGCGGACGGAAATTCATATTCGTTGTCTGCGACGACAGTGTTTACTTCAAGCTCGACTATGCCGAATCGCAATAG
- a CDS encoding HD domain-containing phosphohydrolase produces MTGLIGAPLSLTQNRPAKVLIIDDEPNVLSVLNSLLGATHHCKTATSAVEAMEYLKETTYDLVLSDIVMPGMSGLELLAEITRHSRDTVVILISGNLNIQSAIEAMRRGAFDYVTKPFDLSDVESAVARALRHRSLLRANHQYEQHLEHLVSLRTSELTVANTNLNSTLEKLYLNYRATLRALAAALEARDVETKGHSDRVVSYCLRLGKQIGLNDRELITLENGALLHDIGKIGVPDGILLKRDALTEDEWRYMRRHVEFGAQILRGIDFLEGATDIVAQHHERCDGSGYPSRIEGDQICLGARIFAVADAVDAMTSDRPYRAARSFDDAAEELTRCSGAHFDPVIVQAFTEVPLDGWREIRHLSTEPGLTMKDARTGVDIRYSVLTMSGEQVASGWAR; encoded by the coding sequence ATGACTGGACTGATCGGCGCGCCGCTGAGCCTCACTCAGAATCGGCCCGCCAAAGTACTCATTATCGACGATGAGCCGAATGTTCTTTCAGTGCTCAACTCCTTGCTGGGCGCCACGCATCATTGCAAGACCGCCACCAGCGCGGTCGAGGCGATGGAATACCTGAAGGAAACGACGTATGACCTTGTCCTATCAGACATAGTGATGCCAGGTATGAGCGGGCTCGAGCTCCTGGCGGAAATCACCAGACACTCGCGCGACACTGTAGTCATACTGATTTCAGGCAACCTGAACATCCAGAGCGCAATTGAAGCCATGCGGCGCGGCGCGTTCGACTATGTGACCAAACCGTTCGATCTGTCTGACGTCGAGTCCGCCGTTGCTCGCGCGCTTCGCCACCGCTCGCTGCTAAGAGCTAATCATCAGTACGAGCAGCACCTCGAGCATCTCGTTAGTCTGCGCACTAGCGAGCTGACCGTCGCAAACACGAATCTAAACTCGACGCTGGAGAAACTGTATCTGAACTATCGCGCAACGCTCCGCGCGCTCGCGGCCGCCCTCGAAGCCAGAGACGTGGAGACCAAGGGCCACTCTGATCGAGTGGTGTCGTACTGCCTCCGCCTCGGCAAACAAATCGGACTGAATGACCGTGAGTTGATCACTCTGGAAAACGGCGCGCTGCTTCACGACATCGGCAAAATAGGCGTCCCCGACGGAATACTGCTCAAACGTGACGCACTTACGGAAGACGAGTGGAGGTATATGCGTCGCCACGTAGAGTTCGGCGCGCAGATCCTGCGAGGGATCGATTTCCTCGAAGGCGCGACTGATATCGTAGCGCAGCATCACGAGCGCTGCGACGGGAGCGGATATCCCAGCCGAATCGAGGGCGATCAGATATGCCTGGGCGCTCGCATATTCGCAGTTGCCGATGCGGTCGATGCCATGACTTCCGATAGACCTTACCGAGCCGCGCGTTCTTTCGACGACGCTGCGGAGGAGTTGACGCGGTGCTCGGGCGCGCACTTCGACCCGGTTATCGTGCAAGCGTTCACCGAGGTGCCGCTCGACGGCTGGCGAGAGATTCGGCATCTCTCAACGGAGCCGGGGCTGACGATGAAGGACGCCAGAACCGGCGTCGATATTCGCTACTCTGTTCTAACCATGTCGGGAGAACAGGTCGCGAGCGGATGGGCCAGATGA
- a CDS encoding GAF domain-containing protein, with product MRLSFKNRFFSRREDQARGCALIDKIVALAQSSSDLSTALRSAADEIGGTLRLERVAILIRDESGMRRTGDYCASGIGPVEREKLRQLDIEIARDVGSHASVLEISDATLDPRVSRWLARGANRGEESAIKSILLVPLVIDSETAGAVLLYQGSKRRWSAQDKHLAQAAASTLSLTIHHFQSQERATSAAGREALINRLLTAIRSAARVDEILKLAVDGIGTTLKMTRVVIYKHRAGDSSGDSRFLARAEYRSSVLVPTLKDSELDLEGSPLLAQLLSGQIIDVPDTNESDPIMRAVCVRLGVRAIALAPISYDGHTVGTIALEQFDNPRVFSKDEMKLLELVTEQTAVALYQAELYREAQEAARRDALISKIGSAIHSSLNSDAVLQAIVNELGVALSVCRCRLALLPSPLPEMVPVTHVYVAECCSARPPVLNEIQTVNNPFLQSVLSSDRPVAVSDPSNDPTLAPLRIRIAAGSVKAILTTAIRVHGKPIGILSLHHCDQPHTWTPWEVDLVKSVADQAAVAIRQAELYREVRESAQRASLVNQIVASIRRSLDLQETLRVAVQEVGRALGANRTYFRKLIRNESVIVAEHLSDPALSLSHVWTSANDYIGNYVLEARRTLIIDDVRAFAAAYPDLASTVRTWQTEPLTLSQIVCPIFVNGSCWGGLSINQTDRVRKWTASDIALIETVVAQVEVAVSHSNLFQETKQSAERAALISHIIHGINQSNRLDEIFPVVARELGEHLAADRILVTRFNELSREWKAECEYSDGKVCRPDTAYRSEDLMTFADLVGNDVILCCNSEEDERLDRRAQESLRAAGAHSFMSARLSYEGAPRLVITAIMKSGPRNWTDDEAEVVRAAAAQVVIALQRAELFELVSHGKVQWEATFDALSDGIFIFDQNGVLRRINAAAAAFEGADVRELIGRRCCTLLQGVEGETCRVAQVMKTGRPATFELVPERLSRPVLVTISPVTNGSRNHFGLGDSLRDNGDHAGPRGAVCIVRDLSELRAAEAVAREQRSFLVKLIEHANDAILAFSPEGRLIWFNEQLIKQSGYSRQELESGDYRLFVFGDQKKVAIERFTRALEGEAQTFEMNVARKSGENRLLLLTHTPIYDEGRVTSILSIARDITEDRVASERAAQADKLRALGQLASGVAHNFNNILAAILGHAQLIKRDCPDEGLAQRIDIIEQAALDGAQTVKRIQAFGVQQNEGLNEAIDVNQLIQDSTTLTKARWCDEAQARGLQYDVDLDLHTIPGVRGSGSELREVFVNIILNALDAMPQGGRLRIATDLKDGFIHASLTDSGIGMTSDVCEHVFEPFFTTKGTSGIGLGMAVSYSIIERHNGRIEARSSPGRGTTFTISLPVADSVQKQVVRDRRARPRSANVLVVDDDQRVRDALVGMLNSAGHRTDHAGSGHEALAKLEHAQFDLVFTDLSMPEMDGWAVASEVRRRWPGVKVVLITGHAVSAETVDDNRDLVSEVIFKPILFDDLSSTLSQVLS from the coding sequence ATGAGACTCTCTTTCAAGAACCGATTTTTCTCGCGCCGCGAAGATCAGGCGCGCGGATGCGCGCTTATCGACAAGATAGTTGCGCTTGCTCAGTCATCATCCGACTTAAGCACCGCGCTGCGCAGCGCTGCCGACGAGATCGGCGGCACACTAAGGCTTGAGCGCGTAGCCATCCTCATTCGAGATGAAAGCGGAATGAGGCGAACGGGGGACTACTGCGCGAGCGGCATCGGCCCCGTCGAAAGGGAGAAGCTTCGACAGCTTGACATCGAGATTGCGCGGGACGTCGGCTCGCACGCTTCAGTGCTGGAAATATCGGATGCGACATTAGACCCACGGGTGAGCCGGTGGCTCGCGCGCGGAGCCAATAGAGGGGAAGAGTCGGCCATCAAGTCGATCCTGTTAGTTCCGCTTGTGATCGATTCAGAAACCGCCGGCGCGGTCCTTCTCTATCAGGGCAGCAAGCGGCGCTGGTCCGCTCAAGACAAGCACCTCGCGCAAGCCGCGGCGTCTACGCTGAGCCTCACCATACACCACTTTCAGTCACAGGAGCGGGCAACAAGCGCCGCCGGCCGCGAAGCACTCATAAACCGGTTGTTGACCGCCATCAGGAGCGCGGCCCGCGTTGATGAAATATTGAAGCTCGCCGTCGACGGCATCGGGACGACGCTAAAAATGACCCGAGTCGTGATCTATAAGCACCGCGCCGGCGACTCGAGCGGAGACTCCCGCTTTCTTGCTCGAGCCGAGTACCGATCAAGCGTGCTGGTGCCGACCCTGAAAGACAGCGAGCTCGACCTTGAAGGGAGCCCGCTGCTGGCCCAGTTGCTTTCGGGCCAGATCATAGACGTACCCGACACCAACGAGAGCGATCCCATAATGCGCGCGGTCTGCGTACGGCTCGGCGTGCGCGCAATAGCGCTGGCTCCGATCAGCTACGACGGACACACCGTAGGCACAATTGCGCTCGAGCAGTTCGACAACCCGCGGGTGTTCTCGAAAGATGAGATGAAGCTCCTCGAGTTGGTGACCGAACAGACTGCGGTGGCTCTCTATCAGGCTGAGCTTTATCGCGAAGCGCAAGAGGCAGCGCGACGCGATGCGCTCATCAGCAAGATCGGTTCAGCCATTCACAGCTCGCTCAATTCGGATGCGGTGTTGCAAGCGATCGTCAACGAGCTGGGCGTCGCGCTTTCCGTTTGCCGCTGCCGCCTGGCGCTGCTTCCTAGCCCCTTGCCCGAGATGGTTCCCGTCACCCACGTGTACGTGGCCGAGTGCTGCTCTGCCCGCCCACCAGTGTTGAACGAGATTCAAACGGTGAACAATCCGTTTTTGCAGTCGGTACTCTCGTCGGATAGACCAGTGGCGGTAAGCGATCCTTCGAACGACCCGACCCTTGCTCCGCTGCGAATCCGAATCGCGGCCGGCAGCGTGAAGGCGATTCTCACGACGGCAATTCGTGTCCATGGCAAGCCGATCGGAATACTGAGCCTTCATCACTGCGACCAACCCCACACGTGGACGCCATGGGAAGTCGATCTTGTAAAATCGGTTGCTGATCAAGCGGCCGTGGCCATACGCCAGGCTGAGCTGTATCGCGAGGTTCGCGAATCGGCCCAGCGCGCCTCTCTGGTCAATCAAATCGTCGCTTCCATTCGACGCTCGCTGGACCTGCAAGAGACCCTACGGGTGGCGGTGCAAGAAGTCGGCCGCGCGCTGGGAGCGAACCGAACCTACTTCCGCAAGTTGATCCGAAATGAGAGCGTCATCGTCGCCGAGCATTTGAGCGACCCGGCTCTGTCATTAAGTCACGTTTGGACATCAGCCAACGACTATATTGGCAATTACGTGCTTGAGGCCCGGCGGACGCTGATCATAGACGACGTGCGCGCTTTCGCGGCGGCATACCCCGATCTGGCATCGACGGTTAGAACGTGGCAGACCGAGCCACTCACCCTTTCGCAGATCGTGTGTCCGATATTTGTCAATGGATCATGTTGGGGCGGTCTCTCGATCAATCAGACCGACCGCGTTCGCAAGTGGACCGCAAGCGATATTGCGCTAATAGAAACGGTCGTTGCGCAGGTCGAGGTCGCAGTCAGCCACAGCAATCTGTTTCAGGAGACGAAGCAGTCGGCCGAACGCGCGGCGCTTATCAGTCACATCATTCACGGCATCAACCAGTCAAACCGGCTGGATGAAATATTCCCGGTTGTAGCGCGCGAGCTCGGGGAGCATCTTGCGGCGGACAGAATTCTCGTAACGCGGTTCAATGAGCTGAGCAGGGAATGGAAAGCCGAATGCGAATACAGCGACGGGAAGGTTTGTAGGCCTGATACGGCATACCGCAGTGAAGACTTGATGACGTTCGCCGACCTCGTGGGAAACGACGTGATCCTGTGCTGCAACTCCGAAGAGGACGAGCGCCTGGATAGGCGCGCTCAGGAATCGCTTCGCGCGGCCGGCGCCCACTCGTTCATGTCGGCGCGGCTCTCCTACGAAGGCGCGCCGCGCCTGGTGATCACGGCTATCATGAAGTCGGGGCCGCGCAACTGGACCGACGACGAAGCGGAAGTGGTGCGCGCCGCCGCCGCCCAGGTCGTCATCGCGCTGCAGCGCGCGGAGCTGTTCGAGCTGGTTTCGCACGGCAAGGTACAGTGGGAAGCCACCTTCGATGCGCTTAGCGATGGAATCTTCATCTTCGATCAAAACGGGGTGCTGCGGCGCATCAATGCGGCGGCTGCGGCATTTGAAGGCGCTGACGTGCGCGAGTTGATCGGCCGGAGGTGTTGCACCCTCCTGCAAGGTGTTGAGGGCGAAACGTGCCGCGTCGCGCAGGTGATGAAGACAGGAAGACCCGCCACCTTTGAGCTTGTGCCAGAGCGGTTGTCGCGGCCCGTCCTGGTTACCATCTCTCCAGTCACAAATGGCTCCAGAAACCATTTTGGCCTCGGCGATAGCTTGCGCGATAACGGCGATCATGCCGGTCCGCGCGGCGCGGTCTGCATAGTAAGAGATCTGTCAGAGCTGCGAGCCGCGGAGGCGGTCGCCCGCGAGCAGCGCAGCTTCCTCGTCAAGCTGATCGAGCACGCCAATGACGCGATACTTGCGTTCTCGCCTGAAGGCCGCCTGATCTGGTTTAACGAACAGTTGATCAAGCAATCCGGATACTCGCGGCAGGAACTTGAATCGGGTGACTATCGGCTGTTTGTTTTCGGCGATCAGAAGAAGGTCGCGATCGAGCGATTCACGCGCGCGCTCGAAGGCGAAGCTCAGACGTTCGAAATGAACGTCGCTAGGAAGAGCGGCGAGAACCGGCTGCTCCTGCTCACCCACACGCCGATCTACGACGAAGGGCGAGTTACCAGCATCCTTTCGATTGCTCGCGACATCACCGAGGACCGCGTGGCGAGCGAGCGCGCGGCCCAGGCTGATAAGCTGCGCGCGCTGGGTCAACTGGCGTCCGGGGTAGCGCACAACTTCAATAACATACTTGCCGCGATACTGGGACACGCTCAACTGATAAAGCGCGATTGTCCGGATGAAGGGCTGGCCCAGCGCATCGATATCATCGAGCAGGCCGCGCTAGACGGCGCCCAAACGGTGAAGCGCATTCAGGCGTTTGGAGTTCAGCAAAACGAAGGGTTGAACGAGGCGATTGATGTCAATCAACTGATTCAAGATTCGACCACGCTCACCAAGGCTCGATGGTGCGACGAAGCGCAAGCGCGCGGCCTGCAGTACGACGTCGACCTGGACCTTCACACAATTCCCGGCGTGAGAGGGTCGGGGTCGGAGTTGCGCGAGGTGTTCGTAAACATCATCCTCAACGCGCTGGACGCGATGCCGCAAGGAGGCCGCCTGCGAATCGCCACTGACCTAAAAGACGGCTTCATCCACGCGAGCTTGACCGACAGCGGAATTGGAATGACCAGCGACGTTTGTGAGCACGTATTCGAGCCGTTCTTCACGACCAAGGGCACGAGCGGCATAGGACTGGGGATGGCGGTAAGCTACAGCATCATCGAACGCCACAACGGCCGCATCGAAGCGCGCAGCAGCCCGGGCCGCGGCACTACGTTCACCATAAGTCTGCCGGTAGCCGACAGCGTTCAGAAGCAAGTTGTGCGCGATCGCAGGGCTCGCCCGCGATCGGCAAATGTGCTGGTGGTGGACGACGATCAGCGGGTTCGCGACGCGCTGGTAGGCATGCTGAACTCGGCCGGTCATCGCACCGATCATGCGGGAAGCGGGCACGAGGCTCTTGCCAAGCTCGAGCATGCTCAATTCGATCTCGTGTTCACCGATCTATCGATGCCCGAGATGGATGGCTGGGCGGTGGCAAGCGAAGTGCGCCGCCGCTGGCCGGGAGTAAAGGTGGTATTGATAACCGGGCATGCCGTTTCGGCTGAGACCGTTGACGACAATCGCGACCTTGTGAGCGAGGTGATCTTCAAGCCAATCCTCTTTGACGATCTCAGCTCGACGCTGAGCCAGGTGCTCTCCTGA
- the tatA gene encoding twin-arginine translocase TatA/TatE family subunit: MPGMPEILIILLIIIILFGARRIPELAKGLGEGIRHFKTGIREVPNEIDDRKYGDDDRKHRDEPERREESRTSV; encoded by the coding sequence ATGCCTGGAATGCCCGAGATACTGATCATCCTGCTGATAATCATAATCCTGTTCGGCGCGCGTCGAATACCGGAGCTCGCTAAAGGTCTTGGTGAAGGCATCCGTCACTTCAAGACGGGAATACGCGAAGTTCCTAACGAGATCGACGATCGCAAGTATGGCGACGACGACCGCAAGCATCGCGACGAGCCGGAGCGCAGAGAAGAATCCCGCACGTCGGTATAA